The Alicyclobacillus macrosporangiidus CPP55 genome segment GTACGCGTACTGCATGCTCCTGCAGGAGCTCGGCGCGCGCTGAGGCGGCGGGGTGCAGTGCCGGTGGCCGGTAGGGCGGCGTGGGGGCGGATGTTGCGGGCGGCGGGCCTGAAGGGCGGCGCGGGGGGCGGATGTTGCGGGTGGCGGGCCGGAAGGGCGGTAGGCCGGTGGGATGTTGCGGACGGCAGCTCGTAACATCAGATTTGTGGTAAATGCGAGAGGCGGCGGGATCGATAGCAGCGGTTCTGTACTTACGGAAGCCGGGGCTAGCGGTCATAACATCGGTTTCGTATTTAACCGCCGTCTCGGCTGCCCCGGCCGCGCCCGTTAAACACATTTCCGTTCCTTACATCCCAGGGAGGCCGGCCGATAACCAGGATTTTGCGTTTACGGTTCCGCCGGCTGTCACCTTTAAGTCGAATTCGGTTGCAAACTCCTCGAGGACGTCCAGGTTCCTCCGCTGGGACCGGCGGGCGAACAGGTGACCGGTCGACCGTAGACAGGACGCGGGCTACAAAAGGCGGCAGGATCGCGCCGCCGTCCATGGGCATACTAGCGGAAACGGTGGAGACCTGTTGGAGGTGACGCGGATGCCCTTGGATGATGACCGCCGCTCCCGCGGACGGAGGGCGGTGTGTCTCGCGCTCGGAGCTGCGTTGGTGGCCGCCGTGCCTGAGACCGGCGCGGCGCAGGCTGAGTTGGTGAACGCGGGCCCAGCTGAGACGCCGTGGGAGGCGCAGGCCCAGGCCGCACCCCAGGTCCTCGCGACCCCGGCCCAAGGTCCGCAGCCAGCCGGCCCCGGCGGCCGGCCCAGCGACCCTACGCCAAGCCGGAACCGGCTTACGCACCGTGGGGCCGGATGGCCATGCGGATCGTGCAAAATCGTTATCCCAACGCCGCCATCGTCGACTACCTGCACGTCGGACGGCGCAACCTGTCGGCCACCCAGGCGCAGGAGACGTTCAAGCTGTGGTTGCGGCAGGGGAAGCAGGAGTTTGGCGTGTACGTGACCATCACGTTCAATCCGAAGACCCAACGCGTTCTTCGCACCGACCTGCGCAGGACGGCGCGGTGAGGGGGAAGCAACCTCGGGGGATGGCGTAGGACCAGCGGGATCGACCCCCAAAACCGGGGGTTGTGAATTATTTCGTTTGGCTATACGATATAGCCGAATGGGGTGGAGCTATGGCAGGCGAGATGTCGCTGGAGGTCCTGTTCGAGGACCTGCAGAAGGTGAACCGGGCGCTGCGGACGGGATCGTTGCGGCAGGGCGACCTGCAGATCACGCGGGTGCAGTGGATGATCCTGCGCACCCTGCGCAAACGGCCGGGGTGTCCCATCGGGCAACTGGCCGAGAAATTGGACGTGCGGCCCAGCACCATGTCGCAGATGCTGGATCGCTTGGAGAAGATGGGCTGGATCGTCCGCCGCATCGGCAGCGCCGATTCGCGCGTCCGAACGGTCGATCTCACGCCCGAGGGGGAACGCGTCATCCGGACGGTCGAGAGCACGTGGCTGTCGCGTCTGCGCCGTCCGTTTGAGATGCTGTCCGAGGAGGAGCGCGTGCAGTTGGTGACGCTGTTTCACAAGCTCGCGCAGGCCATCCCCGCCGACCGGGGCGTGGACGATCCGCACGAGCGGGACGATCCCGAGGCGCAGGGCGATCCCCACGCGCACGACGATCCCGCCCCCGACCGCTGACCTCGCACGCCCCGCAACGTCCACGCCCCAAGCATCCAGGGGAGGGATCCGGATGAGCCAAGGGGACCATCTGCCGACATCTGATTCCGTCGTCGTCGAGGGGCTCAGCAAGCGGTTCGGCGATTTCAAGGCGGTGGACGATGTCTCCTTCCGCGCTCAGGCGGGGGAGTGCTTCGGACTGCTCGGCCCCAACGGTGCGGGCAAGTCCACCACCATCAAAATGCTGGCCACGCTGCTGCGGCCGGACGCGGGCCGCGCCAAGGTCGCCGGCTTTGATGTCCTGGCCGAGCCGCAGCGGGTTCGATCCGCCATTGGCTACGTCCCCCAGATGCTCTCGGTGGACGGCGCCCTGACCGGGTACGAGAACCTCCTCATCTGCGCCCGGCTGCAGGGGCTTCGCCCCGGTACGCGGAGGGCGCGGATCGACGAGGTGATCGCCATGCTCGGATTGGAGGAGGCGGCCCACCGGCAGGTGCGCACCTACTCCGGCGGGATGGTGCGGCGCCTTGAGATCGGCCAGGCGATTCTGCACCGGCCGAAGGTCCTGTTCCTCGACGAGCCGACGGTCGGGCTCGATCCGGTCGCGCGCCAGGGCGTCTGGGAACACATCGAACGCCTGCGCCAGGAGCACGGCATGACCGTGTTCCTCACCACCCACTACATGGAGGAAGCCGAATCCCTGTGCACCCGGATCGCCATCATGAGCCGCGGGCGCGTCGCTGCGCTGGGGACGTTGGCGGAGCTGCGCGATCGCGTCGGCAATCCGGAGGCGACCCTCAACGAGATCTTCACGCACTTCGCCGGCCACTTCGAACACCAGGGAGGGCTGCGGGATGTCTCACGCACACGCCGGACCGCGCGGCGCCTCGGTTGACGCGAGGCCCGAGGTCTACACGAACCCGATCTGGCGCTACCTCGTCCACGCGGCGACCATCGTCGATCTCGAGTTGCGCAAGCTCCGCCGCGATCCGAGCGAGCTCATCATGCGCGCCGTCCAACCGGCCCTGTGGCTCTTGGTGTTCGGCCAGGCATTCGGGCGCCTGCGCGCGGTGCCGACCGGCGGGGTGCCGTACATGGCCTTTCTCACGCCCGGCATCCTGGCGCAGTCCGTGACCTTCATCTCCATCTTCTACGGGATCGCCATCATCTGGGAGCGCGACATGGGGCTCCTGCAGAAATTCCTGACAACCCCCATGCACCGTTCCGCCCTCGTCCTCGGCAAGCAGCTCGGCGCATCGACCCGTGCCGTCAGCCAGGCCGTCATCATCCTCGTGCTGTCCTGGCTCGTCGGGGTGCGGCTGAATGTGGGGTGGAACGTGATCGCCGTGCTGATCCTCGTCATCCTGGGCGCCGCCTTCTTCGCCGGCATGTCGATGGTGCTGGCCGCCCTGCTCAAGACGCGCGAGCGGATGATGGGCATCGGCCAGGTGATCACGATGCCGCTGTTCTTCTCCTCGAACGCGCTGTATCCTATCAGCATCATGCCCGCCTGGCTGAAGGTGGTCGCGACCATCAACCCGATGACCTACCTGGTCGACGGCCTGCGTGGCCTGCTGATCGGCGCCGGCACGCACGCCGTCTGGGTGGACGCGCTGATCCTCGCCCTGGCTGGCGCCCTGATGCTGGCCCTCGCGTCGTACCTGTTCCCGCGCCGGTTAGCGGGGTGACGCGGCGATGGGGCTGGGGGGCGTTTGCTCGGGACTCCTCGGGCGTTTGCGACGGAATTCGCTTTAAAGGTGCAATGCTGCGGACTCGTAAACGCGAAAACGTGGTTATCGGCCGGCCTCCCGGGGAAGTAACGCAAGAAAATGTGTTTAACGGGGGCAGCCGGGATGGCCGGGCTCGCCGATAAATGCGAAACGGATGTTATGACCGGTGGCCCCGGCTTCCGTAAGTGCAGAACCGTTGCTATCGATCCCGCCACCCCACACCATAACCACAAATCTGACGTTATGGGGCGCGCCTCCGCGCCATCCGCCCGTCCAACCTCTACTGACTCTATGAATTTCCGCCTCCCCATTGGTATAAATCCTTCCCTCTCCGCCCACACTGCCAGTAGAAACCCGGAGCGGAAAGGGGAGGTCCACGATGAAGCGGTGGTTGTTGGCGGCGTTGGTGATCGGGATTGGGGTGTCGATCGCGCAGTCCCACACCGCCTCGGCCGAAACGGCCAGCCTGGGAGGAGCGGTGAAGGGGAGAGGTTCCATTGCGGCGTCGCCGGCCCAAGCCCGCGCCTCCACGACCTCGGCCCCCACCAGCGCGGCCCGGAGCACTACGCCGGCCTCCGCCAGCGCCTCGGCGGACCTCGTGATCCACAGCTTCGCCGCCACGGGGGCCAGCGCCAGCGGGTACGAGGTGCACAACTGGAGCCAGTGGGAAGGGCGGTTCCTGTCCGATGCGGAATTGCAAGGGCTTTTGGGCAAATTAAAGCAGGATTTCCACATACAAAACGCGAAGCAGGTGCATCAATCGGCAAGTAACGACACGTTTTGCGCAATCTATGGGGAGAGGGCTGACGGCGCCAGCGTGATTCTGACGGCGTCCTCGTATCACCCGAGCCAGGGTCCGGACACGACCGTATTGGTGGTCCGCATCGACAAGGCCGGGTCCAAACCGGCCTCCGGGGCGGCGTGGGCCAGCCTCGCCGAGGGGTTCCGGGGCGACTTCGCCCGGGTCCAGCAGGGCGTCGCAAACGCCGGTTTTACGCCACAAATTAGCGGTTGTATCGAAGGATCCGTGAATGCTAGAATGAGTGGCGGTCAAAAGGAGCGGCTCATCTCCGAAGCTTTAGGGGCGGTCCGGGCGCACCAGGTGGAAGGCATGACCAGCGATGGTGTCATGAGCATCTCGGCCGACTCCCCCTGGGTTGCGAACGGTATCCTGACCCATGGACATCACATGAACCTGCAAGTGGCCATCCATGACGACACCTACCACCAGCGAACCAACGTCCTGGTCGGTACGCCCATCATCACCATCCCCTATTGACGGCGACCGTCCGTGCGCCGGAAGGGGGCGGCGTACCGTGGCTCCCACCCGAAGGACGCGGAGTTTGGCGCACAGGAGTTGACGCAATGGCAAAGATCATCATCGACGGCGGCCGCCGCCTGGAGGGAACGGTTCGCATCGGCGGAGCGAAAAATGCCGTGCTGCCCATCCTTGCAGCCAGCCTGCTGGCGTCCCGGGGAGTCAGCGTGATCGAAGAAGTCCCATCGCTGCTCGACGTGCAGCACATGGCTCAGACCATCGCGGCCCTGGGGGCCAAAGTGGATTGGGTCGATCACGCCATTCGCGTCGACGCCACGCAGTTGAGCAGCGTGGAGCCTCCGTACGATCTCGTCCGCCGCATGCGGGCCTCTTTTGTCGTAGCGGGACCCTTGTTGTCCCGGTTCGGCGAAGCCATCATCGCCCTGCCCGGCGGCTGCAACATCGGCCCGAGACCGGTCGATCTACATATCAAAGGCTTTGAGGCAATGGGTGCCACGGTGACGGTGGAGAACGGGTGCGTTCATCTGCGCGCGCCCCGCGGCGGTCTGCGGGGAGCGCGGATCTACCTGGACATCGCCAGCGTCGGGGCGACCCAGAACATTATGATGGCGGCGTGTCTGGCCAACGGCCAGACCATCATCGAGAACGCGGCGAAGGAGCCGGAAAATGTCGACCTCGCCAACTACCTCAACGCCATGGGTGCCCGCGTGCGCGGGGCCGGGACGGATACCATCCGGATCGACGGCGTGAAGGAGTTGACCGGGGCCGTGCACAGCGTGATCCCGGACCGCATCGAGGCTGGGACGTTCCTCATCGCGGGTGCCGTGATGGGCAACGGCGTCTATGTGGAGAACGCGCTGTCGCAGCACCTGGCGGCGTTGATCGCGAAGCTGACGGAGGCCGGCGCACAGCTGGAGGACGACGTCCGGGGCATCAAGGTGTGGCCCATCGAGGGATCGCGGCTGCGTGCCATCGACGTGAAGACGCACTACTACCCCGCCTACCCGACCGATCTCCAGGCCCAGATGGTCGCGGCGCTCACGACGGCACAGGGCACGAGCCTGATGACCGAGACGGTGTTCGAGAACCGGTTCATGCACGTGGCGGAGCTGCAGCGCATGGGCGCCGAGATCCACATCGAGGGGCGGACGGCGGTGATTGAAGGCATTGAGGCCCTGACGGGCGCGGAGGTCACGGCGACCGACCTGCGCGCGGGGGCGGCCCTCGTCATCGCGGGTCTGATGGCGAACGGCACCACGACGGTCAGCGGGGTGCACCACATTGACCGGGGCTACGAAGACCTGGTCGGCAAATTCCAGTCGCTCGGTGCGAGCATCCGCCGCGTGGAGGAGTAGCCGTCTGGGATTGGACATACGGCGCCGCAGGCGGCCGGGTCGTGCGGCCGCCAGGTCGCCGCTCCAGGCTCAGTAAGGCTCCGTGTATACAAGGGGAGGCTCGCTGCGAGGGCGCAGCGGGTCTTTTTCTTTTTTCGCGTCCAAACCGGCCACAAAAAAGCGCAGCCGCATGGTCGGCTGCCAAGGGTAAGGGGGAAACAGAACAGAGGAAGAAGTTGACGGCCAATCGCACGGCTGCCAGGGCGTTGACCGGCTCCCGAGGGTTGCTCCCTCGGTGCTCATTAAAGATATACGATCCCGCGGGCAGCGCTGTGGGGGTTCAGCGGTCAGGGCGTATGATCGATCCGTCCACCGCCAACACGCAGCAGGGTGTCGAATCTGCAGGATCGGAACAAAACTATGTCGTGACCTTCCAAGCCATCGATTCGAACGTGTCGGGCAATCACACGTACACCCTCACCGTTGAAAACAGAACCGCCGGTACCACTGCACGCGTGGTCGGCCCTGTCAATTTCAGCGGGTTGTCTATCCGCAGGAAACGACACTGATACAACACCCTCGTATGCGGATGCAGCGCCCCTCCCGGGCGCTGCATGTTTTACTCCCCGTTCACGCCCCAGCCCAACTTTTCCCGGACAACCGCCCGAGTGGGCGCACGTCCAGGAGCCGCATCCCCGGGTCACGTATCGTAACGGCAGAGACCAAAATCCCAACCGGAGGGTGTCGGCGATATGGAAGTGCATATCATCAGCAAAGAAATCGTCAGGCCGTACGTCGGCAAGTGGGTGCACTGCCACTCCGTCTACGGGATGCACGCCGGATTGCTGCACCGTGCGTTGCATGACGGGATCGTGCTCATCCACCCAATGGCGTTGGCCAGCGGACCGCCGGTAGAAGAGGGGCAGATTCGCGCCGAAGCGGACGCCCCCCTGGCGGCCGAGGACGTGCGCCAGGCGCAGTTCTTCCTGCCGTATCCGGGCATGTTCATCCCGTACGGCGGCATTTTCGGCCTCTGGCCCCGACCGCCCATCATCATCTGAGGTTTCGTGTGCGATCCCCCGGCCGGAGCGGGGGATCGTGCACCGGTTCCGCCCGCAGCTGCGGCGGCCCGGCAACGCCCCGCCGCCTGCCTCGCGGAGAGTCGCGACGGCCTCACGTCCCGACCCCGCCTTCATAATCCCGTCCCCGCGCGCATACTCATCATCCCAGGTTGTCCGCAACCGATTGCTGTGCGTAGGAGGGACAGGCCTTGCCCAATCAGGACAAAACAAAGCCTCCGTCTCCTGCCGCGCCGAAGGACGAGGTGCTCCAGACGACGGAACCCGCGCCGGAGGGGGGCGTCCGCCCGGCCACCAAGGTGGTTCCCCTGCCGCGATCCCGCTCCGCAGCCCGAGGCCTCGCCGCCTCGCTCCGGCCGTGGACCGGGCGCGCCGTGTGGGAGGCGGGCCTGCGCGTCCTGCCAGCCCTTCGCCGGCTCTGGCCATACGTGTGCCCGCGTGCCCTCTGGCGCCGCGTGCACCCGCAGCCGCTGGGGTGGCCCGGCAAAGCGGGAATCGCGCTCGCCGCTGCGTTCGCCGCCGTGGTGCTCCTCCCGGCGGGGATGGCGCTGACCGTGCACGGGAAGGGTGGGGGAGGCGGGATCGAAGCATGGGTGGACAGTTGGGACGCTCACACCGTGCTGCGCATCTACCATATGGAGACTGGCCAGGTGACGCCCGTGGCGCTCAACGACTGGCTCGTTGACGTCCTGGCCGCGCAGATGAGCCCCGACGCGCCCATGGACGCCCTCCAGGCAGCCGCCGTCGCCGCCCGGACCTACGCCGTGCGGGCGCTGTCCCACCCAGCGCAGGACGGGTCCGCGTTCGCCTACCAGCACCACGCCGACCTCACCGACAGCCCCGTCCTCGATCTCCCGCTGCTCCCCGCCGAGGCCCAGGCCCTGCGCTACGGCGCCCGCAACCCCGTGTACAGCGCCCGCCTGCAGCAGGCCGTGCAGTCCACCGACGGCCGGATCCTGACCTACAAAGGCCAGCCCATCCTCGCCTTCCTCTTTGGCCAATCCGCCGGGCGGACGCGGGACGGTGGGCAGGCGCTCGGGCGATCATTGCCGTATCTGCCCTCCGTCGCCTGTCCGGACGACGCTGCCCATCCGACCACGCAGACGCTTCAGTTCACGCCGATCGATCTCGCCGATCGCCTCAATTGGCCGCCGTCGGCGGGATCGCCCAATCCGGCCGCGTTCCGCGCGGCCGCCCAGGACCCCTACGGCTATGTGAAGACCGTGGCCTGCGGGGACCGGACCTGGTCCGGGACCGACTTCGCCGCCCGGCTCGGGCTCGCCTCGACCCACTTTCAGCTGTCGGCGCAGGCGGGGAAACTCGTCGTGCGGGTGCAGGGGGAAGGCAACGGGATCGGCATGAGCCTGCACGAAGCGGAGGCCATGGCGGAGAAGGGGAAGGCGTGGCGGGACATCCTGTCCTACTTCTATCCCGGGACGGAGATCACCGGCGGTTACTGAGGGGGGCGGGCACCGGCGGGATCGATCCGCTGGTCAGCGCCTCCGCCGGATTCTGACAATCTCATGCGCCGCGTGGTATAAAACATTGGCAATGTGGCGACACTCGTGAATGAGGTGAGCGCCACATGGATGAAAACAAGCATCCAAACCAGAATCTGAGCAAAGAGAATCAAAAGGGCAGCCAGGCCCCGGAGACCCCGGGCAGCGCCCCCATCGCATCCCGCCGCGTCTTCTCGAAACGCTGGGTCTACCCAGCCATCTACCTCGGCGCTGCAGCGCTGATCATCGGACTCATGTATGTTAAGAGCCAGACAGGCACCAGTCCGGTGACCAGCAGCGACGTGAACGAGGGGCAGGGCCAGACCACGACGACCACCGCGCAGGCGCTGACGTGGCAATGGCCGGCCGATCCCGCCGCCGCCACGAAGGTCACCATGGGCTTCTACCCGGCCAAGGGCACGCCGGATCAGCAGGCGGCCGCGCTGGTGTCGTACGACAACGGCTACTATCCGCACCAGGGTGTCGACATCAAGGCGGCCTCCGGTCAGCCGTTCACGGTCCTGGCCGCGGCCGACGGCAAGGTGACCGCCGTCAACGCGGATCCCAACAGCCAAGGCAACCAACTCAAAGGGTTGACAGTGGTCGTCACTTCGCCGGGCGGCTACGAGGAGCACTATGAGTCTCTCTCGGCCGTCAAGGTCAAGGCCGGGGACACGGTCCGGGCCGGACAAGCCATCGGCACTTCGGGCACGTGCCTCTTCGAGCAATCGCAGGGCAACCACCTGTTCTTCGCCGTCTACAAGGATGGTCAGTTGATTGACCCGGCGACGGTGCTGCCGAAGAGCTGAGGTTCGTCTGCAAGATTTCCTGGGACAGTCACTTTAAGAGATGCACGCGGATACGGGGTCACGGTCGCTTCCAAAGGAAGCGGCCGCCTTTTTATTTCCCGGGGAGGATTTGCGAGAAAACGAGAGGGAACGGCCAAAAACAAGCCCTGACAAGCTCTAACCGCGTGTCACAAGGCATATGGTGTACACCCCCTCATATACTGTATCAGACCATCTGAGCAAACCTGGGGAGGCGAGGGGAGTGCATGACTATATCAAGGAGCGTACGCTGAAGATCGGCGAGTATATTGTCGAGACGCGCAACACGGTTCGCACCATCGCGCGCGAATTCGGGGTGTCCAAGAGCACGGTGCACAAGGATCTGACCGAGCGGCTGCCGGAGATCAACCCGGAACTGGCCAGTCGGGTCAAGGAGATCCTCGAGTACCACAAATCCATCCGGCACCTGCGGGGAGGAGAGGCCACGAAGCTCAAGTACAACAAGGAGGCGTCAGAAGAATCCCAGGCGCGATCCGCGTCGAAAAACTTTCAAGCGAGAAAAGGAGTTTCCAGCGGACTGTAGAATCATTCTCTATTCGGACAGAATTCGATTGACACACCCATGCGCGTTTGGTGCTTGCGCCTCAGCGCCCATCCCGGTGGAATGCCATCACAGCTTGTGCCTGTGCGAACCCTGGGACATCCGTACCGTGGCAGCAGATACGCTCCGATGCACGCTCAGTTGGGGAGGACTCGCCGCAGATGTTTTCCAAAGACATCGGTGTCGATCTCGGCACCGCAACGGTCTTAATCCACGTCCGGGGACAAGGGATTGTCCTCAACGAACCCTCAGTGGTCGCCATTGATCAGATGACGAAGCAGGTGGTCGCTGTCGGCGAAGAGGCCAGGCAGATGCTCGGCCGCACGCCCGGCAACATTGTCGCCATTCGCCCGTTGCGCGAGGGCGTCATCGCTGACTTTGAAGTGACGGAAATCATGCTGCGCCATTTCATTCGGAAAACCATCGGCAACAGCGTCATGATGCGTCCGCGCGCCATCATCTGCGTCCCCGCTGGCATCACGTCGGTGGAGCAGAAGGCGGTTCGGCAAGCCGCGGAGGCGTGCGGCATCAAGCACGTTGATCTGATAGAAGAGCCGAAAGCGGCCGCCATCGGCGCCGGCTTGAACATCTTCGAGCCGAGCGGCAGCATGGTGGTCGACATTGGAGGAGGCACCACGGACGTCGCGGTCCTGTCGCTCGGCGACGTGGTGACCTCCGCTTCTCTGCGCATCGCGGGGGACAAGTTTGACGAGGCCATCGTCAAATACATCAAGCGCGTGCACAACCTGCTCATCGGCGAGCGCACCGCGGAAGAGTTGAAGAAAGAGCTCGCCACCGTGTACCCGAACAGCCGGACCGGCGAGATGGATGTGCGCGGCCGCGATATGGTCAGCGGCCTCCCCAAGACCGTGACCGTGCACGCCGAGGAGATGCGGGAAGCGCTGCAGGAGCCGGTGGAGCAGATTGTCGCTGCGGCCAAGTCGGTGCTGGAGCGGACGCCGCCCGAACTGGCGGCCGACATCTTCGATAAAGGCGTGGTGCTCACCGGCGGCGGGGCCCTCGTCGACGGCCTGGACAAGCTCATGATGGACGAGCTGCAGATTCCGGTGCACGTTGCCGAGAATCCGACTCACTGTGTGGTCCTGGGCACCGGGATCATGCTCGAGAGTCCGTACTACAAGAAGTTCAGGGCGAGCGCCAAACCATCCGGGCGGCCGAGCGGCATGACGCAGCGGATGTGAGGCGGTGCGCGCGATCGCGCTGGGAAGGAGGATGACCTGTGATCCGAGGGCTGACCACGGCCGCATCCGGGATGACGGCCGCCGAGCGGATGCAGCAGGTGCTCACCAACAACCTCGCCAACACCGAGACCCCAGGGTTTAAGGCGTCGAACGCCGAGTTGCTGAGCTTTCCGGAGCAGCTGCTGCACATCATGGACTACCAGGGTAATCCGGCGCTGGGACCGGCCATCGGCACGATGCCGACGGGGGTCGCCTTCCAGGAGGGGGTGCTCTGGTTCAGCCAGGGCGATCTCGTGCAGACGGGCCGGGCGTTGGACGTGGCGATCGCGGACACCACCCCCGCCGGCCCGTACGCGGCGGTGGCGGCGGGTCCGGGGGCGGTGGCGCTGGGGCCGGCGGTGCGACGGGCCTGGCGTCGGTCCAGGGCCCGGTGACGACGGGGGCCGGCGGTGTGCTGCAGGTGAACGGGCGCCCGTTGGCGGTCGTCGGGGCGGATGGACAAGCCATTCCCGGCGTGATCGCCATCCGCAATCCGGCCTATCAGGGCGTGGCCCTCACCGCGGCGGACGGTACGGCCGATTACGATGCTCAAGGCAACCCGTCGTACCTGTTCGCGAACGCCGCCGGGCAGGTTCTCGGGCAACCCGGACAACCGGGCTGG includes the following:
- a CDS encoding YqzG/YhdC family protein produces the protein MGGAGPGRTPGPRDPGPRSAASRPRRPAQRPYAKPEPAYAPWGRMAMRIVQNRYPNAAIVDYLHVGRRNLSATQAQETFKLWLRQGKQEFGVYVTITFNPKTQRVLRTDLRRTAR
- a CDS encoding MarR family winged helix-turn-helix transcriptional regulator, whose amino-acid sequence is MAGEMSLEVLFEDLQKVNRALRTGSLRQGDLQITRVQWMILRTLRKRPGCPIGQLAEKLDVRPSTMSQMLDRLEKMGWIVRRIGSADSRVRTVDLTPEGERVIRTVESTWLSRLRRPFEMLSEEERVQLVTLFHKLAQAIPADRGVDDPHERDDPEAQGDPHAHDDPAPDR
- a CDS encoding daunorubicin resistance protein DrrA family ABC transporter ATP-binding protein gives rise to the protein MSQGDHLPTSDSVVVEGLSKRFGDFKAVDDVSFRAQAGECFGLLGPNGAGKSTTIKMLATLLRPDAGRAKVAGFDVLAEPQRVRSAIGYVPQMLSVDGALTGYENLLICARLQGLRPGTRRARIDEVIAMLGLEEAAHRQVRTYSGGMVRRLEIGQAILHRPKVLFLDEPTVGLDPVARQGVWEHIERLRQEHGMTVFLTTHYMEEAESLCTRIAIMSRGRVAALGTLAELRDRVGNPEATLNEIFTHFAGHFEHQGGLRDVSRTRRTARRLG
- a CDS encoding ABC transporter permease produces the protein MSHAHAGPRGASVDARPEVYTNPIWRYLVHAATIVDLELRKLRRDPSELIMRAVQPALWLLVFGQAFGRLRAVPTGGVPYMAFLTPGILAQSVTFISIFYGIAIIWERDMGLLQKFLTTPMHRSALVLGKQLGASTRAVSQAVIILVLSWLVGVRLNVGWNVIAVLILVILGAAFFAGMSMVLAALLKTRERMMGIGQVITMPLFFSSNALYPISIMPAWLKVVATINPMTYLVDGLRGLLIGAGTHAVWVDALILALAGALMLALASYLFPRRLAG
- a CDS encoding YwmB family TATA-box binding protein — protein: MKRWLLAALVIGIGVSIAQSHTASAETASLGGAVKGRGSIAASPAQARASTTSAPTSAARSTTPASASASADLVIHSFAATGASASGYEVHNWSQWEGRFLSDAELQGLLGKLKQDFHIQNAKQVHQSASNDTFCAIYGERADGASVILTASSYHPSQGPDTTVLVVRIDKAGSKPASGAAWASLAEGFRGDFARVQQGVANAGFTPQISGCIEGSVNARMSGGQKERLISEALGAVRAHQVEGMTSDGVMSISADSPWVANGILTHGHHMNLQVAIHDDTYHQRTNVLVGTPIITIPY
- the murA gene encoding UDP-N-acetylglucosamine 1-carboxyvinyltransferase; protein product: MAKIIIDGGRRLEGTVRIGGAKNAVLPILAASLLASRGVSVIEEVPSLLDVQHMAQTIAALGAKVDWVDHAIRVDATQLSSVEPPYDLVRRMRASFVVAGPLLSRFGEAIIALPGGCNIGPRPVDLHIKGFEAMGATVTVENGCVHLRAPRGGLRGARIYLDIASVGATQNIMMAACLANGQTIIENAAKEPENVDLANYLNAMGARVRGAGTDTIRIDGVKELTGAVHSVIPDRIEAGTFLIAGAVMGNGVYVENALSQHLAALIAKLTEAGAQLEDDVRGIKVWPIEGSRLRAIDVKTHYYPAYPTDLQAQMVAALTTAQGTSLMTETVFENRFMHVAELQRMGAEIHIEGRTAVIEGIEALTGAEVTATDLRAGAALVIAGLMANGTTTVSGVHHIDRGYEDLVGKFQSLGASIRRVEE
- a CDS encoding SpoIID/LytB domain-containing protein gives rise to the protein MPNQDKTKPPSPAAPKDEVLQTTEPAPEGGVRPATKVVPLPRSRSAARGLAASLRPWTGRAVWEAGLRVLPALRRLWPYVCPRALWRRVHPQPLGWPGKAGIALAAAFAAVVLLPAGMALTVHGKGGGGGIEAWVDSWDAHTVLRIYHMETGQVTPVALNDWLVDVLAAQMSPDAPMDALQAAAVAARTYAVRALSHPAQDGSAFAYQHHADLTDSPVLDLPLLPAEAQALRYGARNPVYSARLQQAVQSTDGRILTYKGQPILAFLFGQSAGRTRDGGQALGRSLPYLPSVACPDDAAHPTTQTLQFTPIDLADRLNWPPSAGSPNPAAFRAAAQDPYGYVKTVACGDRTWSGTDFAARLGLASTHFQLSAQAGKLVVRVQGEGNGIGMSLHEAEAMAEKGKAWRDILSYFYPGTEITGGY
- a CDS encoding M23 family metallopeptidase, whose protein sequence is MDENKHPNQNLSKENQKGSQAPETPGSAPIASRRVFSKRWVYPAIYLGAAALIIGLMYVKSQTGTSPVTSSDVNEGQGQTTTTTAQALTWQWPADPAAATKVTMGFYPAKGTPDQQAAALVSYDNGYYPHQGVDIKAASGQPFTVLAAADGKVTAVNADPNSQGNQLKGLTVVVTSPGGYEEHYESLSAVKVKAGDTVRAGQAIGTSGTCLFEQSQGNHLFFAVYKDGQLIDPATVLPKS
- the spoIIID gene encoding sporulation transcriptional regulator SpoIIID, translating into MHDYIKERTLKIGEYIVETRNTVRTIAREFGVSKSTVHKDLTERLPEINPELASRVKEILEYHKSIRHLRGGEATKLKYNKEASEESQARSASKNFQARKGVSSGL
- a CDS encoding rod shape-determining protein; this translates as MFSKDIGVDLGTATVLIHVRGQGIVLNEPSVVAIDQMTKQVVAVGEEARQMLGRTPGNIVAIRPLREGVIADFEVTEIMLRHFIRKTIGNSVMMRPRAIICVPAGITSVEQKAVRQAAEACGIKHVDLIEEPKAAAIGAGLNIFEPSGSMVVDIGGGTTDVAVLSLGDVVTSASLRIAGDKFDEAIVKYIKRVHNLLIGERTAEELKKELATVYPNSRTGEMDVRGRDMVSGLPKTVTVHAEEMREALQEPVEQIVAAAKSVLERTPPELAADIFDKGVVLTGGGALVDGLDKLMMDELQIPVHVAENPTHCVVLGTGIMLESPYYKKFRASAKPSGRPSGMTQRM
- a CDS encoding flagellar basal body protein; this encodes MIRGLTTAASGMTAAERMQQVLTNNLANTETPGFKASNAELLSFPEQLLHIMDYQGNPALGPAIGTMPTGVAFQEGVLWFSQGDLVQTGRALDVAIADTTPAGPYAAVAAGPGAVALGPAVRRAWRRSRAR